Below is a window of Lytechinus variegatus isolate NC3 chromosome 4, Lvar_3.0, whole genome shotgun sequence DNA.
ACAGCTcagttttagatttttttttaaatcaatctaCCACAATGTTAACTAGTGGCTTTACAGTAAACTTCACTCATATAAGCAACACATTCACACTAAGATTCTGGTTTCTTCCCTTTTCATCACCTACATTTCTTCTCATCTCTTACACTCATGCTCTTACTTTCACTactctataaatattttcttccatCATTTACATGCCACActtataaattattttactttcttcCTTAACACTTGAAACACAAACagtaaaattgttttttcattctttattttttcattctttattcctCAGTCAAATGTGATTCTCATCAAGCTGTttcttgaaatgtcattattttcttccaatatATTTCATGAACATACTAAATCATAAACGAAATTGAGTTAAAACACAAGTGCATCTTGAGCCGGTGGAGTAGTGTCATCCTGAATTCCAACACCAATGTCTACATATCCGTGAAACCTGGTGCCACTCGActcaacatgtttttttatcgCCATCTCATCCAACATGAGAGCACAAACAACTTCGTTTCCCTTCTCTTTGGCTTGGTCTGCCTTGATCTTCAATGCAGAGAATGATTCCTTCGTGAATCCTGGCTCTCCGTTCACTCCCATGTACCATCGCTTGATCACAGATGGATGAGGAAGGGCAAAATCAAAGGATTTCCTTACGTGTCTGTATGCTTTTGCACTATAAAAGTGCTAAGTTAGTGCAAATGCTCTCAGTGCCGGAGGATAGGTTTTTCTACTCAGTTTCCCGCTTGACTCGTTTGCCACCATTCTTTTCATCACATCTGCTGGGACATCAGAAAAAGTTTTAGAGAGCATATCTGCTGCATTGGCTGAAACTCGGTTCTCATTCCTTAGCGTGTTTCCGACTTCCTGCAGATTGGTGACTTTTTTACTCAGTCGGAGTGACTTCTGTTGCAGTGTCTTTACTTTCTTATTTAGATTACTCACATGGTCATATAAAATGTCTAATCTTCGCGTTACTGTTCGGGGGCTTTGCAGTGTAGAGTAGCTATGGTCTTTGTATATATGCGATAACTTTGGGCTTGGCGTCTCTGGATTGCCTGTTGGGACTCCTTCTGTGGCTTCTGGGTGAAGTTTCTCTGCCTCGGTGGCTTTCTGGCAGTTTTTCTGCACTGGAGGAAAAGTAAAACActtataaataaatttttaaaaaactaTTACAAATGACAGTTCTATGTCTGAGAATATTTTTTGAATTGTCATGTCCATACATGCTTTTAAGaaacatgaaaacaattgtCATATTCATatggtattatcattattaatcaacTATAGTATATTATTGCAACATGCAATTAGACGTAAGCTAAAACCAAAACTTTTGACATAGATGTGTACTTAAAGCATACTATCTCAGTTTGCAAGTGGTAAGTGTATGAAGTATATGTATGTATCAATGACAGACATAAACAGCTAtcccaaaatttattttttttatcaagcattgtaatgataatattataaTAACTATGGGGAAAGATTAGACTAGTATGGTAAACTCATTAATTCATAATTTCATGTTATCAAATATTGGCCAATCAAGAGCAGAATTACATTATATGACAATTTACTTGTAATTTTCAATGACTTTTTAGTTTCCTAAACACTACACAAAAAAGTAAATTCCCCCCAAAATTTTGGTGGTAGAATACatcaaaattgcaaaattgcAAATCCAAACATCGGACTCGATCTGCCTGTTTGTCGACGCTGTCACGTCTTTACTGACTGTAGTTACTTCCAACACCTGAAAAATGAAATGGCTCAGATAGCACCCGTCTGAAGCTGAACGAACATAAAAGACTATATGTGGGTACACACATTGACATAACGCCATCACCACTATGTACACGAAGCAGTGACTCTAACTTTACAGTTTTTCACATTATCACGTCTACAACAATCATACTTACAGGTGAAATGTTCGTCCACAACCTTTTGCTTGACGATTTGTACAGTTCACAGCAACACATGATGGCATTTTGAAGCATATTTGTCACTAATAATACGAGAAAAATagtacacaaacctatggagGATAGCGTTCATCGAGTGGTGGATGGGAGTGGTGGCATGGACGCCCGGTTGCGTCAGCGCGGCGAGCCAATGACGTATCCAGATTTTTTTATAGAGATCAGTGATCCCTCCTCAACACATGCCCGTATCAACGTATTTCATTCGCCTTTGTGATCTCATCCATCTTCTCTTTCAAACCAACATCTACATCCAAACCCCAAAGTCCTCTTCTTTCCGCCAGCTTCATCagcttagtttttttttcatgaaacttgaatgacaaaaatttcactttcataatggtaaattattttcatttatg
It encodes the following:
- the LOC121414257 gene encoding uncharacterized protein LOC121414257; the encoded protein is MLQNAIMCCCELYKSSSKRLWTNISPKNCQKATEAEKLHPEATEGVPTGNPETPSPKLSHIYKDHSYSTLQSPRTVTRRLDILYDHVSNLNKKVKTLQQKSLRLSKKVTNLQEVGNTLRNENRVSANAADMLSKTFSDVPADVMKRMVANESSGKLSRKTYPPALRAFALT